Proteins from a genomic interval of Quercus lobata isolate SW786 chromosome 11, ValleyOak3.0 Primary Assembly, whole genome shotgun sequence:
- the LOC115968174 gene encoding ankyrin repeat-containing protein At5g02620-like translates to MPPKRKEEIEVTTVGRVNSLPTTNSQSSSPPCYTTAHVSQNNSKRQNSFSFEGSSFHQEQPIYNSNSSHQLSAVPSSHVISLSTSTSAPSIETINPQTSVIITEDGDMPMQEDVRLNIALVSVQTANGSQIECPTPNGELPPRILYDGVRRRDHLSVCVPLYQAAIKGEWKAAKLVIDKDPHVVRVRINRKLETALHIAAAAKRTAFVKELVQRMTEDDLALQNKDGNTAICFAAASGIVEIAKVMVEKNERLPMIRGKQGKTPLYMAALFGHREMVSYLYSVTTFGSLSRDEKISLLLVTISADLYDLALTILEKDQSLATAQDAKGETALHVLARKPSTIANTSQLSIWKRSINSCFKWIYHEDLMQTLAHQLVKKLWEHVLELQDSEISKLIREPSRLLFDAAELGSLEFLIILIDSYPDLIWKIDHKNRSLFHIAVLNRHENIFNLIFEIGAIKDLIAAYKDENNNNILHLAANLAPLSRLQIVSGAALQMQRELLWFKGVEKIVPPSYIKMKNSDNQTPKDLFTEKHKELLKEGEKWMKSTATSCMLVATLIATVVFAAIFTLPGGPDNKTGDPLFLGKSWFLIFVISDAVALFSSSASIVTFLSILTSRYAENDFLVSLPARLLFGLSALFVSIATMVIAYGAAISMIYDHKYVRIPIIIVLLACVPVTLFAWQHFHLWADTMRSTYWSRFLFQPKHRLYH, encoded by the exons ATGCCacctaaaagaaaagaagagatagagGTGACTACAGTGGGGAGAGTGAATTCGTTGCCTACAACCAATTCTCAATCTTCTTCTCCCCCGTGTTACACAACTGCTCATGTATCTCAGAACAATTCAAAAAGACAGAATTCCTTCTCCTTTGAGGGATCAAGTTTTCATCAGGAGCAGCCTATATATAATTCAAACTCCAGCCATCAACTCTCTGCAGTGCCTTCCTCTCATGTAATAAGTCTTAGCACCTCCACTTCGGCACCCAGTATTGAAACCATTAATCCTCAAACATCTGTGATCATTACTGAGGATGGAGACATGCCAATGCAAGAAGATGTGCGTCTGAATATTGCACTAGTGAGCGTTCAAACAGCCAATGGATCTCAAATTGAATGTCCAACACCCAATGGGGAATTGCCACCTCGAATTCTTTATGATG GGGTAAGAAGAAGGGACCACCTTTCCGTATGTGTACCTTTATATCAAGCTGCTATCAAAGGTGAATGGAAAGCTGCTAAACTTGTCATTGACAAAGACCCTCATGTTGTTCGTGTTAGGATAAATAGAAAATTGGAGACAGCTCTACACATTGCTGCTGCTGCAAAACGCACTGCTTTTGTGAAGGAACTGGTTCAGCGTATGACTGAAGACGATCTAGCCTTGCAAAATAAAGATGGAAACACTGCAATTTGTTTTGCTGCTGCATCAGGAATTGTGGAAATTGCTAAGGTTATGGTGGAAAAAAACGAAAGGCTTCCTATGATTCGAGGTAAACAGGGAAAGACACCCTTATACATGGCAGCTTTGTTTGGACATAGGGAAATGGTGTCATATCTCTATTCTGTTACTACTTTTGGAAGCCTATCTCGTGATGAAAAAATTAGCCTCCTTCTTGTTACTATCTCAGCTGATTTATACG ATCTAGCTCTAACAATATTGGAAAAGGACCAATCATTAGCCACTGCTCAAGATGCAAAGGGTGAGACAGCCTTGCACGTTTTGGCTCGAAAGCCTTCAACAATTGCCAACACAAGTCAGTTATCAATCTGGAAAAGAAGTATAAATTCTT GCTTCAAATGGATCTATCATGAGGATTTGATGCAGACGTTAGCTCATCAACTAGTCAAAAAACTTTGGGAACATGTTCTAGAGCTGCAAGATTCAGAGATTTCAAAACTAATTAGAGAACCTTCAAGACTACTCTTTGATGCTGCAGAATTAGGCAGTCTTGAGTTTCTGATTATCCTTATTGACTCATATCCTGATTTGATATGGAAAATTGATCATAAAAATCGAAGTTTGTTTCATATTGCAGTTCTAAATCGTCATGAGAATATATTTAATCTAATATTTGAGATTGGGGCAATTAAAGATTTGATAGCAGCATATAAGGACGAGAATAATAATAACATCCTACATCTAGCCGCAAACTTGGCACCTCTTAGTCGACTCCAAATTGTATCAGGAGCTGCACTCCAAATGCAAAGAGAGCTATTGTGGTTTAAG GGAGTGGAAAAAATTGTGCCACCTTCATATATTAAGATGAAGAATTCAGATAACCAGACACCGAAGGATCTGTTTACAGAGAAGCACAAGGAATTATTAAAAGAAGGGGAGAAGTGGATGAAGAGCACTGCAACTTCATGCATGCTTGTTGCAACACTCATTGCCACTGTGGTATTTGCAGCAATCTTTACTCTACCAGGAGGACCTGATAATAAAACTGGTGATCCTTTATTTCTAGGAAAGAgctggtttttgatttttgtcaTATCGGATGCAGTAGCGCTATTCTCTTCCTCGGCCTCAATAGTAACGTTCTTGTCCATTCTTACATCACGTTATGCTGAAAACGATTTTCTTGTATCACTACCTGCAAGGTTGTTGTTTGGACTCTCAGCACTGTTTGTTTCCATTGCTACAATGGTGATAGCCTACGGTGCGGCCATCTCTATGATATATGATCATAAATATGTTCGGATTCCTATCATTATTGTGCTTCTCGCTTGTGTCCCAGTCACATTATTTGCTTGGCAACATTTTCACCTTTGGGCTGATACAATGCGCTCAACATATTGGTCTAGGTTTCTCTTTCAGCCGAAACATAGGCTTTACCATTGA